One part of the Quercus lobata isolate SW786 chromosome 7, ValleyOak3.0 Primary Assembly, whole genome shotgun sequence genome encodes these proteins:
- the LOC115951366 gene encoding uncharacterized acetyltransferase At3g50280-like, which produces MTHIRFISTSTIQSAAASPNELTRRIELTPWDLQLLLVDHIQKGILFFKPTPSQEKELKGSSVIDHLKTSLSRTLDIFYPLAGRLVMVENDDDKTRSFFVDCNNLGAQFVHAMVDDLTVADILDPIYVPDIVNSFFLLNGVLNYEGISKPLLAVQVTELADGIFIGCTANHSVVDGSSFWHFFNTWSEISRGNNSPTSQSPPIFQRCFFDGIIDFPIHVPFHPNEISNEKSIPPPLKQKVFHFSKKKIAQLKAKANAEMGTNNISSLQAVLGVLWRSVVRNRRCSADQEVHYSVIVGMRQRIQPPLPEEYLGNAVLFGKVIATVDNLLEHGLGWVAWQVNKKIASQTAEEVKKFIEDWVKAPNIPTLSGIASNALLTGSSPRFNVYGNDFFWGRPIAVRSGVGNKFDGKLTVFPGVEEGSMDFEACLSPEILEAMADDAEFMEALAS; this is translated from the coding sequence ATGACACACATTCGCTTCATATCCACAAGTACCATTCAGTCAGCAGCAGCGAGTCCCAACGAGTTAACTCGAAGGATTGAGTTAACTCCATGGGATCTCCAGCTGCTCTTAGTTGATCATATCCAAAAGGGTATCCTTTTCTTCAAACCAACACCTTCACAAGAAAAAGAACTAAAGGGTAGTAGTGTGATTGATCACCTAAAAACCTCTCTGTCCCGCACATTAGATATATTCTACCCTCTTGCTGGTCGCCTTGTCATGGTAGAAAATGATGATGACAAAACCAGATCTTTCTTTGTTGACTGCAATAATCTTGGAGCCCAGTTTGTTCATGCAATGGTAGATGATCTCACTGTGGCAGATATCCTTGATCCCATATATGTTCCAGACATTGTCAACTCCTTCTTTCTATTGAATGGCGTATTGAACTACGAAGGCATTTCCAAGCCATTGTTGGCTGTGCAAGTAACTGAGCTTGCTGATGGTATCTTCATCGGTTGCACTGCAAACCACAGTGTAGTGGATGGCAGTTCATTCTGGCATTTCTTTAACACTTGGTCTGAAATATCTAGAGGTAACAATAGTCCCACATCACAATCTCCTCCAATTTTCCAACGCTGTTTCTTTGATGGTATTATCGATTTCCCCATTCATGTACCTTTCCATCCCAATGAAATCTCTAATGAGAAGTCCATTCCCCCACCTCTcaaacaaaaagtttttcatttttcaaagaagaaaattgcACAACTCAAAGCAAAAGCTAATGCAGAAATGGGCACCAACAATATCTCGTCCCTTCAAGCAGTCCTTGGTGTTCTTTGGCGATCTGTGGTTCGCAATAGGCGTTGTAGTGCTGATCAAGAGGTTCATTACAGCGTAATTGTGGGAATGAGGCAAAGAATACAACCACCATTACCAGAAGAATACTTAGGAAATGCGGTTTTATTTGGGAAAGTAATAGCTACCGTAGACAATCTTCTTGAACACGGGCTAGGATGGGTGGCTTGGCAGGTAAATAAGAAGATTGCTTCTCAAACAGCAGAAGAGGTGAAGAAGTTTATAGAGGATTGGGTAAAAGCCCCAAACATACCTACACTCAGTGGAATAGCAAGTAATGCATTGCTGACAGGAAGCTCGCCGCGATTCAATGTGTACGGTAATGACTTTTTCTGGGGAAGACCTATTGCTGTGCGAAGTGGCGTTGGCAATAAATTTGATGGAAAGTTAACCGTGTTTCCTGGGGTAGAAGAAGGAAGCATGGATTTTGAAGCTTGTCTTTCGCCTGAGATATTGGAGGCTATGGCAGACGATGCAGAGTTCATGGAGGCTTTAGCctcataa